The Micromonospora sp. Llam0 genome includes a window with the following:
- a CDS encoding DUF2332 family protein, producing the protein MAVGTAEVYVDFARRQASGVSPSYERLAYAVSRDDDLLALLDSLPPPTRQPNLLFGVVRLLGGPVDDPAAFHDFTVARWPEVEAQMRRRLTQTNEAGRCAVLLPVLAALPQPLALLEVGASAGLCLYPDRYAYRYDGGPTVGDGEPVLDCATTGLTPPRTRPEVVWRAGLDLTPLDVTDADDVAWLDALIWPEQEHRRARLAAAAAVAAADPPLLVRGDLVDDLPALAASAPPAATLVVFHTAVLYHVPAPRRSAFVDLVRGLPGHWLANEGPDILRHDALPPPPDDTLHNVLALDGRPLAWTRPHGQSLTWFG; encoded by the coding sequence CTGGCGGTGGGGACCGCCGAGGTGTACGTCGACTTCGCCCGCCGGCAGGCGTCCGGGGTGTCGCCCAGCTACGAGCGGCTGGCGTACGCGGTGTCCCGCGACGACGATCTCCTGGCGCTGCTCGACTCGTTGCCGCCACCGACCCGGCAGCCGAACCTGCTGTTCGGTGTGGTCCGGCTGCTCGGCGGGCCGGTCGACGACCCGGCCGCGTTCCACGACTTCACGGTGGCGCGCTGGCCGGAGGTCGAGGCGCAGATGCGTCGCCGGCTCACCCAGACCAACGAGGCCGGGCGGTGCGCCGTACTGCTGCCGGTGCTGGCGGCGTTGCCGCAGCCGCTGGCGCTTCTCGAAGTTGGCGCGTCGGCGGGCCTGTGTCTCTACCCGGACCGGTACGCCTACCGCTACGACGGCGGACCGACCGTGGGGGACGGCGAGCCGGTGCTCGACTGCGCGACGACCGGGTTGACGCCGCCGCGTACCCGGCCGGAGGTGGTGTGGCGGGCCGGGCTGGACCTGACCCCGCTGGACGTCACCGACGCCGACGACGTCGCCTGGCTGGACGCGCTGATCTGGCCGGAGCAGGAGCACCGGCGGGCCCGGCTGGCGGCCGCGGCGGCCGTCGCGGCGGCCGATCCGCCGCTGCTGGTCCGGGGCGACCTGGTCGACGACCTGCCGGCGCTGGCCGCGTCGGCACCGCCGGCCGCGACGCTGGTGGTGTTCCACACCGCCGTGCTCTACCACGTGCCGGCACCGCGCCGGTCGGCCTTCGTCGACCTGGTACGCGGCCTGCCCGGCCACTGGCTGGCGAACGAGGGGCCGGACATCCTGCGCCACGACGCGTTGCCGCCGCCACCGGACGACACGCTGCACAACGTGCTGGCCCTGGACGGCCGCCCGCTGGCCTGGACCCGGCCACACGGCCAGAGCCTGACCTGGTTCGGCTGA
- a CDS encoding MFS transporter, whose translation MPVSLWRNRDFLLLWTSQVVSTLGTRISGLAYPLLVLAVTGSPAQAGLVAAAQAAPFLIWFLPAGALVDRWPRKRIMLAADAGRAVALASVAVAVALGRITIGHLMVVAFVEGTLYVFFLLAETAALPHVVPKPQLPTAIAQNQARDQGADLAGQPLGGLLFGLGHAVPFAADAVSYVLGLSLVAPIRRPLEETRVAQHRHLLAEISEGVRWLWRQHLLRALVAIASAGNLAFSALSLAVIVRATDLGASPTGVGVLLGLFGVGAIAGALVAPPVQRLVAPNVIMIGALWWWVAQMTALALAPTVFALGAVYTVGALVGPIFNTTNAAYRYALTPDRLQGRVNGASRMIGWGARPVGALLGGIALETLGAVPTFAALAAWLAVVAAASTTSRQIRQAPRPETLTEQP comes from the coding sequence GTGCCGGTCTCCCTCTGGCGAAACCGCGACTTCCTTCTCCTGTGGACGAGCCAGGTCGTATCGACGCTCGGCACCCGGATCAGCGGCCTCGCGTACCCGCTGCTGGTGCTGGCCGTCACCGGCTCACCGGCGCAGGCCGGCCTGGTGGCGGCCGCACAGGCGGCCCCGTTCCTGATCTGGTTCCTGCCGGCGGGTGCCCTGGTCGACCGCTGGCCCCGCAAGCGGATCATGCTCGCCGCCGACGCCGGCCGGGCGGTGGCCCTGGCGTCGGTCGCGGTGGCCGTCGCGCTCGGACGGATCACGATCGGTCACCTCATGGTCGTGGCCTTCGTCGAGGGGACGCTGTACGTCTTCTTCCTGCTCGCCGAGACCGCCGCCCTGCCGCACGTGGTGCCGAAACCCCAACTGCCGACGGCGATCGCCCAGAACCAGGCCCGCGACCAGGGTGCCGACCTGGCCGGCCAGCCGTTGGGCGGGCTGCTGTTCGGGCTGGGCCACGCGGTGCCGTTCGCCGCCGACGCCGTGTCGTACGTGCTGGGGCTCTCCCTGGTCGCCCCGATCCGGCGGCCCTTGGAGGAGACCCGGGTAGCGCAGCACCGCCACCTACTGGCAGAAATCTCCGAAGGCGTCCGCTGGCTGTGGCGCCAGCACCTGCTGCGCGCTCTCGTGGCGATCGCGTCGGCCGGCAACCTGGCCTTCAGCGCCCTCAGCCTGGCTGTCATCGTGCGCGCCACCGACCTCGGCGCATCCCCGACCGGCGTCGGTGTCCTCCTCGGTCTCTTCGGCGTGGGCGCGATCGCCGGTGCCCTGGTGGCCCCGCCGGTGCAGCGTCTCGTCGCCCCGAACGTGATCATGATCGGCGCGCTCTGGTGGTGGGTCGCGCAGATGACGGCGTTGGCCCTGGCCCCGACGGTGTTCGCGCTGGGCGCGGTCTACACGGTCGGCGCGCTGGTGGGCCCGATCTTCAACACCACCAACGCCGCCTACCGGTACGCCCTGACCCCCGACCGCCTCCAGGGCCGGGTCAACGGAGCCTCCCGGATGATCGGCTGGGGTGCCCGCCCCGTGGGTGCCCTCCTCGGCGGCATAGCGCTGGAGACCCTGGGTGCGGTGCCGACCTTCGCCGCGCTGGCGGCATGGCTCGCCGTCGTCGCGGCGGCGTCGACGACGAGCCGGCAGATCAGGCAGGCCCCGAGACCGGAAACGCTCACCGAACAACCCTGA
- a CDS encoding TauD/TfdA family dioxygenase produces MTTVPILSPVTAPCAWRGDQLSASREWIYYLNGAQINELEQVGRRFVADDPDLRTVTAAEYPLPVTADAITGFGREMDSGRGFVLVRGLRMDDYDDTLAGAIFYLMGLHLGVPMRQNELGDLVDHVIATSDKTLQDRSALPSRVRDRLPFHSDSSDVVALMCLRPAKEGGASSLVSGATLFNEVLRRRPALAPLLLEPWYFDWRRQDPDAPADWYTSPIVSWTEGVFSMYAGSGMIKAAQDYPDVPPLTPEQLEVLTLLDDISQEPGVALDMDFQPGDIQWLLNYAALHSRTEFVDHPEPGRQRHLLRLWLKRETGRPLVPNFGRHVVMDRTETRGDAESSSSGHFTITKAAIPRRDWGV; encoded by the coding sequence ATGACCACTGTCCCCATACTCAGCCCCGTCACCGCCCCGTGCGCCTGGCGGGGCGACCAGCTCTCCGCCAGTCGAGAGTGGATATATTACCTGAACGGCGCACAGATCAATGAGCTTGAGCAGGTCGGTCGCCGTTTCGTGGCCGACGATCCCGATCTGCGCACCGTCACCGCAGCCGAATACCCGCTCCCGGTCACCGCCGACGCGATCACCGGGTTCGGCCGGGAGATGGACTCCGGCCGGGGCTTCGTCCTGGTCCGAGGACTGCGGATGGACGACTACGACGACACCCTCGCCGGGGCGATCTTCTACCTGATGGGCCTGCACCTCGGCGTGCCGATGCGGCAGAACGAGCTCGGCGACCTCGTCGACCACGTGATCGCCACGTCCGACAAGACCCTGCAGGACCGCAGCGCCCTACCGTCGCGCGTGCGGGACCGGCTGCCCTTCCACTCCGACAGCTCCGACGTGGTCGCGCTGATGTGCCTGCGGCCCGCGAAGGAAGGCGGCGCGAGCAGCCTGGTCAGCGGGGCCACCCTGTTCAACGAGGTGCTGCGTCGGCGCCCCGCCCTGGCTCCGCTGCTGCTGGAGCCGTGGTACTTCGACTGGCGCCGGCAGGACCCCGACGCGCCGGCCGACTGGTACACCTCGCCCATCGTCAGCTGGACCGAGGGCGTGTTCAGCATGTACGCGGGCAGCGGCATGATCAAGGCCGCCCAGGACTACCCGGACGTACCGCCGTTGACCCCGGAGCAGCTTGAGGTGCTGACCCTGCTCGACGACATCAGCCAGGAGCCCGGCGTCGCCCTCGACATGGACTTCCAGCCCGGCGACATCCAGTGGCTGCTGAACTACGCCGCACTGCACTCGCGGACCGAGTTCGTCGACCACCCCGAGCCGGGACGGCAACGCCACCTGCTCCGGCTGTGGCTCAAGCGGGAGACCGGCCGCCCACTCGTGCCGAACTTCGGACGGCACGTGGTGATGGACCGTACCGAGACCCGGGGCGACGCGGAATCGAGCAGTTCGGGACACTTCACGATCACGAAGGCGGCGATCCCCCGACGGGACTGGGGCGTCTGA
- a CDS encoding ABC transporter substrate-binding protein: protein MSTRRLGAVAVSAALLLMSACGGNDDSAGTAGGDTKVSVTSFGCEIWNTWAIDKGIYAKHGLEVELVRAGGGSAAVAAVLSGAADFGYVNGYTAINAYNTGFPIQMVSGANVNALPPAEPAQGVFVGNDSPIEAPADLIGKKIAVNEINGINQIVTSNWLKANGVEPDSVSFVALPFAEQIPAVLNGRVDAAQLGYSLLGDNNDTVRSLADPFASIEKTYIATYVSANEFVADSDAAKRFHEALTETMQQLEDPANTDESFQLLSECQKVPAETLAAQPQNKLEPAVDMAALEQMAQQMVDLKLMPETPDLESLVADFARS from the coding sequence ATGAGCACACGACGCTTGGGCGCGGTGGCGGTCTCCGCCGCGCTGCTCCTCATGAGCGCCTGCGGTGGCAACGACGACTCCGCCGGCACCGCCGGTGGCGACACCAAGGTTTCCGTCACCAGTTTCGGGTGCGAGATCTGGAACACCTGGGCGATAGACAAGGGCATCTACGCCAAGCACGGACTGGAGGTCGAACTGGTCCGGGCCGGCGGCGGTTCGGCGGCGGTGGCCGCCGTGCTCTCCGGGGCAGCCGATTTCGGCTACGTCAACGGCTACACGGCGATCAACGCCTACAACACCGGTTTCCCGATCCAGATGGTCTCCGGTGCGAACGTCAACGCACTGCCGCCGGCCGAGCCCGCGCAGGGCGTCTTCGTCGGCAACGACTCACCGATCGAGGCTCCCGCCGATCTCATCGGCAAGAAGATCGCCGTCAACGAGATCAACGGCATCAACCAGATCGTGACCTCGAACTGGTTGAAGGCCAACGGGGTGGAGCCGGACAGCGTCAGCTTCGTGGCGTTGCCGTTCGCCGAGCAGATCCCGGCGGTGCTCAACGGCCGGGTGGACGCGGCGCAGCTGGGCTACTCGCTGCTGGGCGACAACAACGACACCGTACGGAGCCTGGCCGACCCCTTCGCCAGCATCGAGAAGACCTACATCGCCACGTACGTGTCCGCGAACGAATTCGTGGCAGACAGCGACGCGGCCAAGCGCTTCCACGAAGCCCTGACCGAGACCATGCAGCAGCTGGAGGACCCGGCCAACACCGACGAATCGTTCCAGCTGCTGTCGGAGTGCCAGAAGGTCCCGGCGGAGACCCTGGCCGCGCAACCACAGAACAAGCTGGAGCCGGCGGTCGACATGGCCGCCCTGGAGCAGATGGCCCAGCAGATGGTCGACCTCAAGCTGATGCCGGAGACGCCCGACCTCGAGTCCTTGGTCGCCGACTTCGCCCGCTCCTGA
- a CDS encoding ABC transporter permease encodes MATGVGVTQTVESTVRPTPPSGGPTPARRRRPVPDWVIGLAGVATMLVLWDLVVRSGAVSPDSLPYPGTTLLRVGELLVDPTFLTEVGHTLWAWLIAMVAASAVGIPLGLTLGYFSALNRPASSVVHAGRSIPSSAFLPIAILLFGLGTQMKVALAIYAIFWPILLNAMYGVRDTEPLMLATGRSMGWGRLRLLRRVVLPSAAPSIATGLRVASSTALIVVLSAELLGATSGVGNVITTYQQAQRPDFVYAGILLVGVLGMLLYYGFNLAERLVVPWGQAQREGGK; translated from the coding sequence ATGGCGACTGGCGTCGGTGTGACCCAGACAGTCGAGTCGACGGTCCGTCCTACGCCGCCCTCCGGCGGGCCGACCCCGGCCCGCCGGAGGCGCCCCGTACCCGACTGGGTCATCGGGCTGGCCGGCGTGGCGACGATGCTCGTGCTGTGGGACCTGGTGGTCCGCAGCGGTGCGGTGTCCCCGGACTCCCTGCCGTACCCCGGCACCACCCTGCTGCGGGTCGGCGAGCTCCTCGTCGACCCCACCTTCCTGACGGAGGTGGGGCACACCCTGTGGGCCTGGCTGATCGCCATGGTCGCCGCCAGCGCCGTCGGGATCCCGCTGGGTCTGACCCTCGGCTACTTCTCCGCCCTGAACCGGCCCGCGTCCTCGGTCGTGCACGCCGGCAGGTCGATCCCCTCCTCGGCGTTCCTCCCGATCGCCATCCTGCTGTTCGGGCTGGGTACGCAGATGAAGGTCGCGCTGGCGATCTACGCGATCTTCTGGCCGATTCTGCTGAACGCCATGTACGGCGTCCGGGACACCGAACCGCTGATGCTGGCCACCGGTCGCAGCATGGGCTGGGGACGGCTGCGGCTGCTGCGCCGGGTGGTGCTGCCGTCGGCGGCCCCCTCCATCGCCACCGGCCTGCGGGTCGCCAGCTCGACGGCGCTGATCGTGGTGCTCTCGGCCGAGCTGCTCGGCGCCACCAGCGGCGTGGGAAACGTGATCACCACCTATCAGCAGGCGCAACGCCCGGACTTCGTCTACGCGGGGATTCTCCTCGTAGGAGTGCTCGGAATGCTGCTCTACTACGGCTTCAACCTGGCCGAACGCCTCGTGGTGCCGTGGGGCCAGGCGCAACGGGAGGGCGGGAAATGA
- a CDS encoding ABC transporter permease, with product MSTNDVTRPSLVGSALAVGRGVRSLWLLALLLVVWEVAARLAGSLFIPPVSQIFVAFVDTWLSSSPTSLFLSEQFRTDVLPSLVRLGLGYGTAATVGICAGILIGVWRPAGAFFNPLIRLGMSVPVTALLPIAIVVFGITSGMNVFLIGLGCLWPILINTYDGVRGLDRTAVTAAKSLRLTRRRYFLQVLLPGASPAIFAGLRISIGIALVLMVVSELYAATAGLGFYIVNQQRLFRFPELWSAIVLLALLGILFNAVFALVERLLLSWHRNVRPDGAERH from the coding sequence ATGAGCACCAACGACGTGACGCGGCCGAGCCTGGTCGGTTCGGCACTGGCGGTGGGGCGTGGCGTACGGTCGCTGTGGCTGCTCGCCCTGCTCCTGGTGGTCTGGGAGGTCGCCGCCCGACTCGCCGGTTCCCTGTTCATCCCACCGGTGTCGCAGATCTTCGTCGCCTTCGTCGACACCTGGCTCTCCTCCTCGCCCACGTCGCTGTTCCTCAGTGAACAGTTCCGGACCGACGTGCTGCCCAGCCTGGTGCGACTCGGCCTCGGCTACGGCACGGCCGCCACGGTCGGCATCTGCGCCGGCATCCTGATCGGCGTGTGGCGGCCCGCCGGCGCGTTCTTCAACCCGCTGATCCGGCTCGGCATGTCGGTGCCGGTGACCGCGCTGCTGCCCATCGCGATCGTGGTCTTCGGCATCACCAGCGGCATGAACGTCTTCCTGATCGGGCTCGGCTGCCTGTGGCCGATCCTCATCAACACCTACGACGGGGTCCGCGGATTGGACCGCACCGCGGTCACCGCCGCGAAGAGCCTGCGGTTGACCCGGCGTCGCTACTTCCTGCAGGTGCTGCTGCCCGGCGCCAGCCCAGCGATCTTCGCGGGCCTGCGGATCAGCATCGGTATCGCGCTGGTCCTCATGGTGGTCTCCGAGCTCTACGCCGCGACCGCCGGGCTCGGCTTCTACATCGTCAACCAGCAGCGGCTGTTCCGGTTCCCGGAACTGTGGTCGGCGATCGTGCTCCTGGCGCTGTTGGGAATCCTCTTCAACGCCGTCTTCGCCCTGGTCGAACGCCTGCTGCTCAGCTGGCACCGCAACGTGCGGCCGGACGGCGCGGAACGCCACTGA
- a CDS encoding ABC transporter ATP-binding protein, with translation MEPVTIPHHQQDPGSATPVLDVRELGKSYPSRKGDVLAVRSIEFAVHAGQFVSVVGPSGCGKTTLMMCIAGLLPISTGEVVFRGETMSGPQDGVAVVFQDYSRSLFPWLTVEKNVTLPLRDRRLPRAEIRDRVRQSLEMVGLAHAAGLYPWQLSGGMQQRVAIARGLAVRPEMLIMDEPFASVDAQTRASLEDLLLTIWAETGTTVLFVTHDIDEAVYLSDRVIVLSQGPSTVVADLPVPLDRPRDQIATKQTATFGELREEVYSLVMSSQRRTSLSAEPT, from the coding sequence ATGGAACCGGTGACGATCCCGCACCACCAGCAGGACCCGGGCAGCGCGACGCCCGTGCTCGACGTCCGCGAGCTGGGCAAGTCCTACCCCTCGCGCAAGGGGGACGTGCTGGCCGTACGCAGCATCGAGTTCGCGGTGCACGCCGGCCAGTTCGTCTCGGTCGTCGGCCCGTCCGGCTGCGGCAAGACGACACTGATGATGTGCATCGCCGGGCTGCTGCCCATCTCCACCGGGGAGGTCGTCTTCCGGGGGGAGACGATGTCGGGCCCTCAGGACGGCGTCGCGGTCGTCTTCCAGGACTACAGCCGGTCGCTGTTTCCCTGGTTGACGGTCGAGAAGAACGTCACTCTTCCGCTGCGGGACCGGCGGCTGCCCCGTGCCGAGATCCGCGACCGGGTACGGCAGTCGCTGGAGATGGTCGGTCTGGCCCACGCCGCCGGCCTGTATCCGTGGCAGCTCTCCGGCGGCATGCAGCAGCGGGTGGCGATCGCGCGCGGACTCGCCGTACGGCCCGAAATGCTGATCATGGACGAGCCGTTCGCCTCGGTGGACGCCCAGACCCGGGCGAGCCTGGAGGATCTGCTCCTCACCATCTGGGCGGAGACCGGGACGACGGTGCTCTTCGTTACCCACGACATCGACGAGGCCGTGTACCTGTCCGACCGGGTGATCGTCCTGTCCCAAGGTCCGTCCACCGTCGTCGCCGACCTGCCGGTCCCACTCGACCGGCCCCGCGACCAGATCGCGACCAAACAGACGGCGACCTTCGGCGAACTCCGGGAAGAGGTCTACTCGCTCGTCATGTCGTCCCAACGGCGCACCTCCCTGTCGGCCGAACCGACCTGA
- a CDS encoding RNA polymerase subunit sigma-70, protein MGADTRLAELGGSGLGEVDEPAFAKLTQRHRRELHVHCYRMLGSFEDAEDTVQETFLRAWRRWETFEGRSTVRAWLYRIATNACLDLLAKRRPEPATGGEVPWLQPYPDRLLDELPAGDADEPEAVAVARETIELAYLVAVQHLAPRPRAVLILRDVLGWPAKDVAELLGDSVNSVNSALQRARAGMRGHLPVERQDWTGGAEDAGTRELVRRYTDASVATDIPALTSLLRDDVRCSMPPTPGLQVGRDTVVDSWIEDGFEDLGRLRAVRTSVNRQPAIGFYLWREEEGVYLPLTIDVLRVIGGAITEIVTFHDDQFLRLGLPERLPADGTQ, encoded by the coding sequence ATGGGTGCGGACACGCGGCTGGCGGAGCTGGGCGGCAGCGGACTGGGCGAGGTCGACGAACCGGCGTTCGCGAAGCTGACGCAGCGGCACCGGCGGGAGCTGCACGTGCACTGCTACCGGATGCTCGGGTCGTTCGAGGATGCCGAGGACACGGTGCAGGAGACGTTCCTGCGGGCCTGGCGGCGATGGGAGACCTTCGAGGGGCGGTCGACGGTGCGGGCCTGGTTGTACCGGATCGCGACCAACGCCTGCCTGGATCTGCTGGCCAAGCGCCGTCCGGAGCCGGCGACCGGTGGTGAGGTGCCGTGGCTGCAGCCGTACCCGGACCGGCTGCTCGACGAGCTGCCCGCAGGCGACGCCGACGAGCCGGAGGCGGTCGCTGTCGCGCGGGAGACGATCGAGCTGGCGTACCTGGTCGCGGTCCAGCACCTCGCGCCGCGTCCACGGGCCGTGCTGATTCTGCGGGACGTGCTGGGCTGGCCGGCGAAGGACGTCGCGGAGTTGCTCGGTGACTCGGTCAATTCCGTGAACAGCGCGCTGCAGCGGGCCCGCGCTGGCATGCGGGGCCACCTGCCCGTCGAGCGGCAGGACTGGACCGGCGGCGCGGAGGACGCCGGTACGCGCGAGCTGGTGCGCCGCTACACCGACGCCAGCGTGGCCACGGACATCCCCGCGCTCACTTCGCTGCTGCGTGACGACGTCCGCTGCTCGATGCCGCCGACGCCGGGTCTGCAGGTCGGCCGCGACACGGTCGTGGACAGCTGGATCGAGGACGGCTTCGAGGACCTGGGCCGCCTGCGCGCCGTCCGGACGTCGGTGAACCGGCAGCCCGCCATCGGGTTCTACCTCTGGCGGGAAGAAGAAGGTGTGTACCTGCCGCTGACGATCGACGTTCTGCGGGTCATCGGCGGGGCGATCACCGAGATCGTCACCTTCCACGACGACCAGTTCCTGCGGCTCGGGCTGCCGGAGCGTCTGCCGGCAGACGGCACGCAGTAG
- a CDS encoding DUF6069 family protein, with translation MNDTGVPARPAAARSGTSTGRRLRRLAGTGLAATFAAVLVTTVAAAVARVVGVDFEVSADGEAIPLAGFAVVTGFFSIIGVVLAAAILLWSARPAERFVWTAASLTVVSLVPPFLVEADVATTVALLGLHIVPAAVMIPALAWSLRTRTD, from the coding sequence ATGAACGACACCGGGGTACCCGCACGTCCGGCCGCCGCCCGCAGCGGTACCAGCACTGGTCGACGACTCCGCCGGCTCGCCGGCACCGGCCTCGCCGCAACGTTCGCAGCCGTGCTGGTCACCACGGTCGCCGCCGCGGTGGCCCGGGTGGTCGGTGTCGACTTCGAGGTCTCCGCTGATGGCGAGGCGATCCCGTTGGCCGGGTTCGCTGTGGTGACCGGCTTCTTCTCGATCATTGGCGTCGTTCTCGCCGCCGCGATTCTTCTGTGGAGCGCCCGCCCCGCCGAGCGGTTCGTCTGGACGGCAGCCTCGCTGACCGTGGTCTCACTCGTCCCGCCGTTCCTCGTCGAGGCGGACGTCGCCACCACCGTCGCCCTGCTCGGGCTGCACATCGTCCCCGCTGCGGTGATGATCCCGGCTCTTGCGTGGAGCCTGCGTACCCGGACCGATTGA
- a CDS encoding NAD(P)H-binding protein: MYLITGATGNIGGPLARQLHEQGHPVRVLVRDPARAADLPAEIERAVGDLDNPGDVANAVKGVDAVFLMHVGGGTDQTKIMIDAVRNARNTRIVLLSSVGARLMPISDNPVIGGALAAREDLMRESGLGVTYLRPNGFASNARWWLDGIRAGKVVDPTGDGRLAVIDPEDVARCAAVVLTEDGHVGKGYTLTGPEAITSREQVAAIAEVTGQTIDFQEVTPHEFAQAQIANGVPAEQAQALEHLNTVFRKGRAAYVTDDVQNLTGRAPGTFRDWCERNADALR, from the coding sequence ATGTATCTCATCACCGGAGCAACAGGCAACATCGGCGGCCCGCTTGCACGGCAGCTGCACGAACAGGGCCACCCGGTCCGAGTCCTGGTGCGCGACCCTGCCCGAGCGGCCGACCTGCCGGCCGAGATCGAGCGCGCCGTCGGCGATCTCGACAACCCCGGCGACGTGGCCAACGCCGTCAAGGGCGTGGACGCCGTCTTTCTGATGCATGTGGGCGGCGGAACCGACCAGACCAAGATCATGATCGACGCCGTGCGCAACGCCCGCAACACCAGGATCGTCCTGCTGTCCTCGGTCGGTGCACGGCTGATGCCAATCAGCGACAATCCCGTCATCGGCGGAGCCCTCGCGGCGCGCGAGGACCTCATGCGCGAGTCCGGGCTGGGCGTCACCTACCTGCGCCCCAACGGCTTCGCATCCAATGCCCGGTGGTGGCTGGACGGCATCCGCGCTGGCAAGGTCGTCGACCCCACCGGGGATGGCCGCCTGGCGGTCATCGACCCCGAGGACGTCGCCCGCTGCGCCGCCGTCGTGCTCACCGAAGACGGGCACGTCGGCAAGGGCTACACCCTGACCGGGCCAGAAGCAATCACCTCTCGCGAGCAGGTGGCCGCCATCGCCGAGGTGACCGGCCAGACGATCGACTTCCAGGAAGTCACTCCGCACGAGTTCGCCCAGGCGCAGATCGCCAACGGTGTGCCCGCTGAGCAGGCGCAGGCATTGGAGCATCTGAACACGGTGTTCCGTAAGGGTCGCGCCGCCTACGTCACCGACGATGTGCAGAACCTCACGGGCCGGGCACCCGGGACGTTCCGCGACTGGTGCGAACGCAACGCTGACGCATTGCGCTGA
- a CDS encoding SDR family NAD(P)-dependent oxidoreductase: MSTTPQNAPVALVTGANKGIGLETVRRLVEAGYRVYLGARSKQRGQAAAEAVGAHFLELDVTSDASVRRAVAVVDQADGHLDVLVNNAGITGRVRDPHDYTADDMTEVLLTNVVGYVRLIHAYLPLLEKSDAPRIVNVGSGLGSFGLFHDMTRIESRAGTPLYAASKAAINMLTARLARLLPHIRINVADPGMTATDLTGGDGHSVHDGTDAILAFALGAPGGPSGTFADRDGELPW; the protein is encoded by the coding sequence ATGAGCACTACACCGCAGAACGCACCCGTCGCGCTGGTCACCGGCGCCAACAAGGGCATCGGCCTGGAGACGGTCCGGCGCCTGGTCGAAGCCGGGTACCGCGTCTATCTGGGCGCCCGCAGCAAGCAACGGGGACAGGCCGCCGCCGAAGCCGTCGGCGCACACTTCCTCGAACTCGACGTGACTTCCGACGCGTCGGTCCGTCGCGCCGTCGCCGTTGTCGATCAGGCCGACGGGCACCTCGACGTGCTGGTCAACAACGCCGGTATCACCGGTCGGGTGCGTGACCCTCACGACTACACCGCCGACGACATGACCGAGGTGCTGCTCACCAACGTCGTCGGCTACGTCCGCCTCATCCATGCCTACCTGCCGCTACTCGAGAAGAGCGACGCCCCGCGGATCGTCAACGTCGGCAGCGGTCTGGGATCGTTCGGGCTCTTCCACGACATGACTCGCATCGAGTCGCGGGCGGGCACGCCGCTCTACGCGGCGTCGAAGGCAGCAATCAACATGCTGACCGCTCGCCTGGCCCGGCTCCTGCCCCACATCCGCATCAACGTCGCGGACCCCGGCATGACCGCAACCGATCTCACCGGCGGCGACGGTCACTCGGTCCACGACGGCACCGACGCCATCCTCGCCTTCGCTCTCGGCGCACCCGGCGGCCCGAGCGGCACCTTCGCCGATCGCGACGGCGAACTGCCCTGGTAA
- a CDS encoding helix-turn-helix domain-containing protein, which yields MNGAPNFAALLRSWRTRLQPADVGLPFRPGTRRTAGLRREEVAWLAGVSPDYIKRLEQGRAHPSVAIVRALARTLRLSDAEYELACRLAGHASQPGGLVPRHIGPGVQRVLDRLADTPVAVFDAAWTLIEHNDVWAALTGDDWHGRDLRSANIVWRTFHDDTGRVRHPDPQVHKASLVADLRDVATRYPADRELTDMIGTLRTSSPEFARLWEGSAVAHHRSERKTVDHPHVGEVELDCDVLSAHGADLRIVVYTAAPGSEAADKLRLLTVLGTEIMTRRH from the coding sequence ATGAACGGCGCACCGAATTTTGCGGCGCTGCTGCGCTCCTGGCGTACCCGCCTGCAGCCGGCGGACGTGGGCCTGCCCTTCAGGCCAGGCACGCGCAGGACGGCGGGATTGCGCCGCGAGGAGGTCGCCTGGCTCGCTGGCGTTTCACCGGACTACATCAAACGCCTCGAACAGGGCCGCGCGCATCCCAGCGTCGCCATCGTGCGCGCGCTCGCACGAACGCTGCGCCTGTCCGACGCCGAGTACGAACTGGCCTGCCGCCTGGCGGGGCACGCGTCCCAACCGGGCGGACTGGTGCCCCGGCACATCGGCCCCGGCGTGCAGCGCGTGCTCGACCGTCTCGCCGACACCCCGGTCGCAGTCTTCGACGCGGCCTGGACCCTCATCGAGCACAACGATGTGTGGGCCGCGCTGACCGGCGACGACTGGCACGGCCGCGACCTCCGGTCGGCGAACATCGTGTGGCGAACCTTCCACGACGACACGGGACGCGTGCGGCACCCAGACCCGCAGGTGCACAAGGCGTCGCTCGTGGCCGACCTGCGCGACGTGGCGACGCGCTACCCCGCCGACCGCGAACTGACGGACATGATCGGCACGCTGCGGACATCGAGCCCCGAATTCGCGCGACTGTGGGAAGGCTCCGCTGTCGCGCACCACAGGAGCGAGCGGAAGACCGTCGACCATCCGCACGTCGGCGAAGTCGAACTCGACTGCGATGTGCTGTCGGCGCACGGCGCCGACCTGCGCATCGTCGTCTACACAGCGGCACCTGGCAGCGAAGCAGCCGACAAGTTGCGACTGCTGACCGTCCTCGGCACCGAAATCATGACCCGTCGCCACTGA